attattttaatatgaagaGTTTACGgaaataaattgaaaacaatttacAATGATGTTATAAGCTGTTTTCATGAGCTATCTTGAAGAACTTgtgaaaataaactaaatattttataaacatatCATAAGCTGTTTACATAAGTTCTTCTATACAGTTTCATTAGTGTATTTGTTAGTAAATAACATTAACCTTATGACTCTTCTTGGGACAACTGAAAAATGAAGAGCTAGCAGTGTCATCAAGAGGTGAAGGTTGTTGACTTTTTCCATATTCTTTgacctttttcttcttcttcttggatTCTTTGATTGTAGAAGAAAGACTAGGACACAAATTCTCACAATAGTATTCATTGTTATCATAATGTGGAGGTCCAGAAGAAGCATCAGAAACCATTGATAAATCTTGTTCAGTCTTCACATCTCTACCATGAAAATAACTCTTAGAAAGAGTTGATTGGTCTAAGTATTTTGTCCAACCAGATTCACTAGCATCACTATATTGTGAGGTAGATATATCCATAAAATCAACCTTGTTTTCTTTCTAGTTTTTAATATGAATGATCAATTGAAATATCATTGAGTGGTATAAGTCTTAGAGATAGTTTATACATATGCCTCTTACCCTTGTGCttattatatagttttttattaacataaatGAAAAAAGGAGAATAACAAAAAGAATCATTAAGAAAGAGAGGGAGTGGAATTGCCTTAGAATTCTAAATTAATGTGTCTTTTTGCACTATCTTTTAGCCttcttattttatctttatgtGAATGAATCAATATTGCCAGTTGGCCATTGTGTACAAAGGCTGTTTGTTAGTGAAGAATGCGATAAGGGGAAAAATTATGGAACCATTGCATTACCATGCTATGCTCCTTTCAAAAGATAGTGATGTCCTTTAAGGACAAAATATTAATCTTAATTTTACTAAAGTATGTCTAATTATACTTTAAATGATTACTTTCTATTAATGGAATTCAGTCGTAAGAGTTTCATCATGTAATTTTAAtagattgaaataaaatttccttataaaaaattgtaaaataatcgTTAATGTCTCTTTGATTAACGATAATTTAACATAATTTGCAACTTGAATTTACAATGAATGATGTTTGCTACCTCAATCTCCAATGCCTATGCTTATCtatttctcatctcaaacaaCTTGTGTCACAATGGCATTGCTAATATATGGTCCCCTTAAGTTTAGATATTAAAGTCAAAAATTGCATATTGCAACTATGGCATACTACACCGACTAGAAATTCAAAGTCATATTCAAACACAAGATTCCCTTGCCTTGTTTACTCTGTAtatcaactttttttctttttcacacACTGCACGACAATAAATCTCAATGCATATCACATTGATTAAAAGGGTAATATAAGGCGTACATGGATGATTGTGAATTCTACATTACATCCATGTTTTTAAGTTACACTTGTGTTATGGAGATTTTTGCAATCATTAGTATTGTGGAAGATCACAGTCAACAGCAGTTGATGTAGTCTAAACcacaatataatatttaacaaaatttgTCTCTCTTATAATTGTGTTGGAGTTACATATTGTCTAGGTTCATGGGTTGTTGGATGTACATATATGTGTATggacattttagtcatttgaGTTATCGTTTGAGAGTGAGATAAAAACACATTTAATATAGTATCAAAAATCGATGGTTTGTCAACACTAACTAACTTCCTGTGTTGAAAGTTTCTTGACAATTGTGGTATGTGtgaaaagaatttttaaaatatatttggaatttTCTCGTAgctatattaatgtagcaaaattaaataaattaatgtattacTTGGTCAAGTAATTGAAATACTTGAGTTTAATGCTTCTGTTAGCCATCAAACCAATGTATCTCTTAAGTTACCATTGTTACAAATCTTTTCAAGAGTTGCTTTGTTTTaccaattggtatgagtttctctataaatagaaacACTTTAGAGACATAAATGAGGATacaaatttatgtttatatgaatcaaatttctgtcaaaaatatttctgagtcatttcttcttttttctagCGTTCGAGAGTAAATGAATGAActttattatgtaaaatatcATTGATTGATAGACTTGATGGAGATTCGTCGGTTAAACCGTTTACATATGATATACATAGATTGGTGGAGGAGAATCGAACATAAAGCCTAGTATGATATACACattttggaatttatttgtttaacCTTCATTATCATtagttttatcttcttcttGTTTAAAATTTGCAGCATACCCCCAACAAAAGATTCAATAGTATTACAACGTGTTCGATTTATGTTGAATACCAACATTAATGTAAGTGTAtatggataaaaaaaaatttattgcgTTGATCCTCTAGAGTTTGAACACCCTCATGACTCAAGAGTGGTATGAGAGTTGGGTTAAGGATGACACTGTAGATTGAACCAAAGACTCACACTATGCATGAGTGGTAAGTGTTGAAGTTGTGTTAGACTCTCAAATTGTCAAGGTTCTCATCGGActattttatgtatatatgtggTTGTGCATCCTCATCCTTTGAGCTAATTTTTAAGAGTGTGATCAAGTCTATATAGCATCATATCTTGTGATATTGTTCACTTTGTATCTTGTATAAGTCATCACCGCCTTTTAACTAAGAGAAAATTTCAATAACTTATATAAGACTCAAATTAGATAATACCTCAAAAATATGATCGAACAAACTAGATAGGTTCAACAATAGCTAAAAAAACCATTGCCACattgtgattattattttttttatattatctttCAGTGATTATTATATATGCCacttccaaaatattattataatttgtatTGAAAATAGTGAAAACTCACTAATAGTTAAGATAATTAGTTTGGTAAAATAACTTATCTCTTTTTtctaattattgtattttttaatagcGGAGTGTTAGCTACACACTCTTTAACACGCACTTTACAACACATTCTatttgattggttaaaatttatattgatccCACCAGAACATGTGCGTCTCCATATAGGACCATAAAGATGTAGTTGAACTGGGCCAAAAAATTATGGCgcaaaaaagaaattttaaaattcattattttttatatgaagtCAAACATTGAATCTACAAAACAGTcttttaaaattcattattaaataattgactCACTTAATAGAAGATTCAAGGAATATAAAACATatgaagataattttttattttttatcaaagatttatgtcattttctattaaaatttgaaattatgttgcaaatttctttaaatttatttgaagcaTGATCATTCTTATGATCTTGATAGTGAAATTctattttaacaattgaatcAATATCAAGTTTTATGATATTGAATTctcttgaaataattttttgtttttctatatatttttatcgTTGCATCTGATGGGTAAGTTAATTTGCCTATCTTCAATCTTATTCatccataattttttattttacatcaaTGGCTCACAAGTTCACTAGTTTTATGATGGACACATTTATTATTAGTTCATGTTAAAACTCACCTCGAGTTGTTACTTCTCTTTAACCAAGTTTTAAgccatttatatttttcttcttttggtcTGAATTGCCAATTTCTCTTTTTGCTTAAACCTTATATTgtctagtttttttatttattaacttattaTCATCAATCTTGTCGATTGGTAGAGATTTTTGTTAATAGGTCTTGAATTCGTTGGTTCTTGGGGTCATTTTCTTGGCTCTTCTTCAAATATTGGAAccaaagaataaaaatttactaaatttaTTTCCTCTACTTTTCCTTAATCTTCTCCTACACAAAATGAAAGCTCTtcttgattataaaaaaaagagaatagaAAAAACGAATTAGAGAAGTAAAAAAAGACAGAAAACTAAAACTCTGGTTTATTCTTTTTCTTGCTTGGTTGCATGTATTATTGCTACTTGGTAACTAAACGATTAAGACCCTTATAAGTCttgttttagtattttaattaaaggttaataattttgtaatccCTATATAATTTT
The genomic region above belongs to Cicer arietinum cultivar CDC Frontier isolate Library 1 chromosome 4, Cicar.CDCFrontier_v2.0, whole genome shotgun sequence and contains:
- the LOC101495234 gene encoding protein SOB FIVE-LIKE 5-like, producing the protein MDISTSQYSDASESGWTKYLDQSTLSKSYFHGRDVKTEQDLSMVSDASSGPPHYDNNEYYCENLCPSLSSTIKESKKKKKKVKEYGKSQQPSPLDDTASSSFFSCPKKSHKQESFTGNGAVESALNFSESKFATRIKRKTKF